The following proteins come from a genomic window of Halictus rubicundus isolate RS-2024b chromosome 8, iyHalRubi1_principal, whole genome shotgun sequence:
- the Sod2 gene encoding superoxide dismutase 2, translating to MFAARRALISSTVKEAFRAKHTLPELPYDYKALEPIICAEIMELHHSKHHATYVTNLNVAEEKMKEAVAKGDVNTQIALGPALKFNGGGHLNHSIFWCNLSPSGGKPDGALLKQIEKDFCSMEEMKKRLSESTVAVQGSGWGWLGYDKQSKSLRIATCANQDPLQATTGLIPLLGIDVWEHAYYLQYKNVRPSYVKAIFDIVNWNDVNCRFKSAVGC from the exons ATGTTTGCTGCGAGACGTGCTTTAATATCCAGTACTGT CAAAGAAGCATTTAGGGCCAAGCACACGCTTCCTGAATTGCCATATGATTACAAGGCATTGGAGCCAATCATATGTGCTGAAATCATGGAACTTCATCATTCGAAACATCATGCAACTTATGTGACTAATTTAAATGTCGCTGAGGAGAAAATGAAGGAAGCTGTGGCTAAGGGTGATGTTAATACTCAAATTGCTTTAGGACCTGCATTGAAGTTCAATGGTGGTGGTCATTTAAACCATTCAATCTTCTGGTGCAATCTATCACCCAGTGGTGGTAAACCAGatg GTGCCCTCCTTAAACAAATCGAGAAGGATTTCTGCAGCATGGAAGAGATGAAGAAACGCTTATCCGAAAGTACTGTTGCTGTTCAAGGTTCTGGCTGGGGTTGGCTTGGCTACGACAAACAATCAAAATCATTAAGGATAGCCACATGTGCGAATCAGGACCCCTTGCAAGCTACGACCGGTTTGATACCGCTTCTCGGTATCGACGTTTGGGAACACGCCTACTATTTACAATACAAAAATGTTCGTCCTAGTTACGTAAAGGCGATTTTCGACATTGTTAACTGGAACGACGTCAATTGCCGTTTCAAGAGCGCTGTGGGATGTTAG